The genomic segment GATCGAGCATCGCGGGGAGCTGTTCGGCGTTATCCTCGGTGATGGTGAAGCGCAGCCCCACCTTCACCCCGCGCGCCAAAAGCGCCCGCACCCCGCCCAGCGCCGCGTCGAAGGCGCCATCGAGGCCGCGGAACCAATCGTTCGTCGCGCCGATCCCGTCGAGCGAGATGCCGACGTAATCAAACCCGAGCCCCGCGATCCGCTCGGCGTTTTCGGCGGTAATCAGCGTGCCGTTGGTCGAGAGCGCGAGATGGCGGAAGCCGAGCGCCTTGGCCCGCTCCGCCAGCTCGAAGAAATCGAACCGCGAGAGCGGCTCGCCGCCCGACAAGATCAGCGCCGGGATCCCGAAGGCCTTGAGATCCTCAAGCACGCCCATCGCCTGCTCATGGCTGAGCTCGCCCGGGAACGGCCGGTCCGCCGAGGTCGTGTAGCAATGCCGGCAGCGCAGGTTGCAGCTGCGCGTGAGGTTCCAGATCACCACTGGTTTCACCGCGCCCGCGCGGCGGCGCACCGGCGTGGGGTGCACCAGCTCGCGCATGTATTGGCTCAATCGGAACATCTCTCAGCCCTCGGCAAGGCGCAGCCCGGTCTTTTTCAGGATGCGCGTGGAATAGAGGATCTCGCAGCCCCGGCAGGCGGAGCCGAGCAGCGCCGCGATCTCGGCGCGTTTGGCCTCGACCTCGGCGCGGGTCGTGCCATGGATCATGGCGAAGAGGTTGTAGGGCCAGCCCTCGGCGCGCGGGCGCAGATAGCAATGCGACACGAAATCGAGCGCGCCGACCGCGGCGCCGAGCCGGGTGGCCGCGCCGTCCTCGACATCCCAGACCGACATGCCATTCGCGACCTGGCCCAGCGCATAATGGTTGGGCGCGAGCGCCACCCGCCGGATCGCGCCCGCGGCCTGCATCGCCGCCATCCGCGCCAGAACCTCCGCCTCGGGCCGGCCGAGCTGGCGGGCGATCTCGGCATAGGGCTCGGCCACCAGCGGCAGCCCCGCCTGGGTCGCGGCGATGATCTGACGGTCGAGAGGGTCGAGGCTCATGCAGTCACCCGAAAGCCGATGAAAAACTCCTCGAGTTTCGGGAAACGGAGGACGCACATCCCCGTTTCCCGCTCGATCTCACCCGCCACCTGCTCGATACCTTCCGGAGCTACCGCGGCCAGCACGAACCACATGTTCAGCCGGTGAGTGCGTTGATAATTATGCGCAACCTCGGGGTGGGCATTGACCAAAGTCATGACCTCCTCGAAACGCGCCTCGGGCACCGCCATCGCGCACAGGCAAAACGCCCCGCCGAGCGCCGCGGCGTCGAAAAACGGCCCGAAGCGGGTGATCGCGCCGATCTCGCGCAGCCGCGCGATGCGGGCGAGGAGCTCGGGCACCGTGATGCCAAGCGCCGCCGCGGGCGCCGCGAA from the Rhodobacter xanthinilyticus genome contains:
- the ahbB gene encoding siroheme decarboxylase subunit beta; the protein is MSLDPLDRQIIAATQAGLPLVAEPYAEIARQLGRPEAEVLARMAAMQAAGAIRRVALAPNHYALGQVANGMSVWDVEDGAATRLGAAVGALDFVSHCYLRPRAEGWPYNLFAMIHGTTRAEVEAKRAEIAALLGSACRGCEILYSTRILKKTGLRLAEG
- a CDS encoding Lrp/AsnC family transcriptional regulator produces the protein MSRAVLPEGALDAIDRAAINLLQDGVAIGPAPFAAPAAALGITVPELLARIARLREIGAITRFGPFFDAAALGGAFCLCAMAVPEARFEEVMTLVNAHPEVAHNYQRTHRLNMWFVLAAVAPEGIEQVAGEIERETGMCVLRFPKLEEFFIGFRVTA